In Nostoc sp. GT001, a genomic segment contains:
- a CDS encoding MFS transporter translates to MKTEMKFSSFRNFIIVWIGQFVSAMGSSMTSFALSIWVWEFTDQVTTLTLVGFYTLLPSIVITPISGVIVDRWNRKLLMIVGDSVAVGVTIAIALLYLTNHLQVWHLYITGAIAGVFNQLQSLAYSASVGLMIPPKHYSRASSMEFLSDYGAKIMAPAFAGYLYHVIGLVGISLIDILTFTFAIISVLLIHIPQPPSREVHSQHPENIWQELGFGWRYIQAHKSLLALLMTGMLFWFFHDVGGAVYTPMILARSGNNTLLLGSLASAAGIGGVMGALIMSAWGGSKHRVKGFLWGMIGAGLSKTIFGLGNTVFVWIGAQFCSSANFPLNGSSENAIWLAKVTPEVQGRVFAVRSLLFQIFSAIAYLIAEPLADRVFEPAMKPNGQLAWLFGSTFGIDKGAGMALLYVLCSLCMLLVGMFGFNVRLLRNID, encoded by the coding sequence ATGAAAACAGAAATGAAATTTAGTAGTTTTCGTAATTTTATTATTGTCTGGATTGGTCAGTTTGTTTCGGCTATGGGCAGTAGTATGACCAGCTTTGCCCTGAGTATTTGGGTCTGGGAATTTACAGATCAGGTAACAACATTAACCCTTGTAGGTTTTTATACGTTACTTCCCAGTATTGTGATTACTCCAATTAGTGGAGTGATTGTAGATCGGTGGAATCGTAAGTTATTGATGATTGTAGGAGATAGCGTAGCCGTAGGAGTAACAATAGCGATCGCACTTCTATATCTAACCAATCATTTGCAAGTTTGGCACTTATATATTACAGGAGCGATCGCAGGAGTTTTTAATCAATTACAATCTCTAGCCTATTCTGCATCTGTAGGATTAATGATACCTCCAAAGCATTATTCCCGCGCTAGTAGTATGGAATTTTTATCAGATTATGGTGCAAAAATTATGGCACCAGCTTTTGCTGGTTACTTATACCATGTAATCGGCTTGGTGGGAATTTCGCTGATTGATATCTTAACTTTTACTTTTGCAATTATTAGTGTGCTTTTAATACACATTCCACAACCACCATCTAGAGAAGTTCACAGTCAACATCCAGAAAATATTTGGCAGGAGTTGGGGTTTGGTTGGCGTTATATCCAAGCACACAAGAGTCTGCTAGCTTTATTAATGACGGGAATGCTGTTTTGGTTTTTTCACGATGTTGGTGGTGCTGTTTACACACCAATGATTCTGGCACGTTCGGGCAATAACACTCTTTTGTTGGGTAGTTTAGCCTCAGCAGCAGGTATAGGTGGTGTGATGGGAGCATTAATCATGAGTGCTTGGGGTGGATCTAAGCATCGAGTTAAGGGCTTTTTATGGGGAATGATAGGTGCGGGATTGAGTAAAACCATTTTTGGGTTGGGAAATACAGTCTTCGTTTGGATTGGCGCTCAATTTTGTTCTTCGGCCAATTTTCCCTTAAATGGCAGTTCAGAAAATGCCATCTGGCTAGCAAAGGTTACTCCTGAAGTACAAGGGCGAGTTTTTGCGGTGCGATCGCTACTTTTTCAGATATTCTCAGCTATAGCCTATTTAATTGCCGAGCCTCTGGCGGATCGAGTTTTTGAACCAGCAATGAAACCAAATGGTCAGCTAGCATGGCTTTTTGGTAGTACGTTTGGCATAGATAAAGGTGCTGGGATGGCACTTTTATACGTTCTATGTTCTTTATGTATGTTGCTGGTGGGTATGTTTGGATTTAATGTCCGTTTGCTACGGAATATAGACTAA
- a CDS encoding iron-siderophore ABC transporter substrate-binding protein: MAISLFLFAACHSGFGQNIGASKSQSIPECRLVKHELGESCVPLNPQRIVVAEQITLEPLIALGLKPIGIPDNAFVASKASFLKSQMAGITYIGKEGQLNLETILKLHPDLIISLYDINLETYRLFSQIAPTVKFKYVHAQWQESFRQIGEVLNKAKQAEKLLNQYEQRLTKLRANLDVRLNKLKVSVSRFHGGVQLPEFRSQFSFPGSILKEVGIAMPDAQRQLIKSPDDTLVILNLERIDLLDADVLFVAVDPGARELFQKYQKTRLWQTLNVVQNQRVYSVDSSYWIFGSILSANAILDDLFKYLLKAA, encoded by the coding sequence TTATTCTTGTTTGCCGCTTGTCACAGTGGTTTTGGGCAAAATATAGGTGCATCTAAATCACAATCAATACCAGAATGTCGTTTAGTTAAGCATGAATTAGGTGAAAGTTGTGTACCTCTAAACCCGCAGCGTATTGTTGTTGCAGAGCAAATTACATTAGAACCTTTGATAGCATTAGGTTTGAAACCAATAGGTATACCTGACAATGCTTTTGTAGCTAGTAAAGCTAGTTTTCTCAAGAGCCAAATGGCTGGTATAACTTATATAGGTAAAGAGGGGCAGTTGAATTTAGAAACAATATTGAAATTACATCCAGATTTAATTATTAGCTTATATGATATTAACTTAGAAACCTATCGATTGTTTTCACAAATAGCTCCTACAGTTAAATTTAAATATGTCCATGCTCAATGGCAAGAATCTTTTCGGCAGATTGGTGAAGTATTAAACAAGGCTAAACAAGCTGAAAAATTACTCAATCAATACGAACAGCGATTAACAAAATTGCGGGCTAATCTAGATGTTCGCCTAAATAAACTCAAAGTTTCTGTCAGCCGTTTTCATGGAGGAGTACAACTACCTGAGTTTCGTTCTCAATTTTCATTCCCTGGCAGTATTTTAAAAGAAGTCGGAATTGCTATGCCAGATGCCCAACGTCAGTTAATTAAATCTCCTGACGATACTTTGGTAATACTGAACTTAGAACGTATAGACTTACTTGATGCTGATGTTTTATTTGTAGCGGTAGATCCTGGGGCTAGAGAATTATTCCAAAAATATCAAAAGACTCGTCTTTGGCAAACTCTTAATGTAGTTCAAAATCAACGAGTTTATAGTGTTGATTCTAGTTACTGGATTTTTGGAAGCATTCTATCAGCAAATGCAATACTTGATGATTTATTTAAGTATCTGCTCAAGGCAGCGTGA
- a CDS encoding acylase — translation MLNIKVYLWLFDQPILKRKLSRFLAFILSAILVVVLANNSFATAPKTTEILWDTYGIPHIYGKDAPSAFQAFGWAQMQSHANLLLRLYGQARGKAAEYWGEEYVESDKWVLTMGVVNRANSWYRAQSPAFRSYINAFATGINTYAKAHPDLIDEQVKIVLPVKPEDVLAHLQRVLYFTFVVNQGQVADITHTPSEAGSNGWAIAPKHSASGKAMLLANPHTLWSDLFVWYEAQITAPGMNASGAALVGIPVLAIAFNDYLGWTHTVNTHDGWDVYNLKLADDGYLFDGKVRPFTTEKFLLKVKQKNGSLVEQPLLVKSSVHGAVVQEKDGFAVALRVVGADRPGVLEQWWDMARSQNLTQFQKVLKRLQLPMFTVMYADREGHIMHLFNGLVPIRQQGDFQYWEGLIPGDTSKTLWTKMHPYKDLPRVIDPPSGWLQNANDAPWTTTFPTAIKADDYPAYMAPRGDMSFRAQSSAKMLAEDPKISFEKMIEYKHSTKMELAERILDDLIPAAQKYGDESARRAADILAAWDRNADADSRGAVLFSFWWEEMDEDQTFSIPWSENSPRTTPDGLKDPESAVKALQIAATKVEKAYGKLDVAWGEVFRVRSGNLDLPANGGPGDLGIFRVLHFAPANDERFQAVLGDSYVAAVEFSQPVKAMALISYGNATQPGSPHITDQLPLFTRKQLRPVWRTRKEVLANLEERKTF, via the coding sequence ATGTTGAATATTAAGGTGTATTTGTGGCTATTTGACCAGCCAATACTGAAAAGAAAATTATCTCGATTTTTAGCTTTTATCCTCAGTGCCATTTTAGTTGTAGTTTTGGCAAATAACAGTTTTGCGACTGCACCCAAAACTACAGAGATATTATGGGATACTTACGGCATACCGCATATATATGGTAAAGATGCTCCAAGCGCTTTCCAGGCATTTGGTTGGGCACAGATGCAGAGTCACGCTAACTTGCTGTTGCGCCTCTATGGTCAAGCTAGGGGAAAAGCTGCGGAATACTGGGGGGAAGAGTATGTAGAATCTGATAAATGGGTACTGACGATGGGAGTGGTCAATCGTGCTAATTCTTGGTATCGGGCACAAAGTCCAGCTTTTCGTAGTTATATAAATGCCTTTGCCACTGGGATAAATACTTATGCCAAAGCCCATCCTGATTTAATTGATGAGCAAGTAAAAATAGTCTTACCTGTGAAGCCAGAAGATGTGTTGGCGCATTTGCAAAGAGTGCTGTATTTTACTTTTGTCGTTAATCAAGGACAAGTAGCAGATATTACTCATACTCCATCGGAAGCTGGTTCTAACGGTTGGGCGATCGCACCTAAACATTCTGCCAGTGGCAAGGCGATGTTGTTGGCAAACCCCCACACGTTATGGTCGGATTTATTTGTCTGGTACGAAGCCCAAATTACTGCTCCAGGGATGAATGCTTCGGGAGCAGCGCTAGTGGGAATTCCGGTTTTAGCGATCGCCTTTAACGATTATTTGGGTTGGACTCATACCGTCAATACTCATGATGGTTGGGATGTATATAACTTGAAATTAGCTGATGATGGTTATCTTTTTGATGGCAAAGTCCGCCCTTTTACAACAGAAAAGTTTTTATTAAAGGTTAAGCAAAAAAATGGCTCGTTAGTCGAACAACCATTATTAGTCAAAAGTTCTGTCCACGGTGCAGTCGTTCAAGAAAAAGATGGGTTTGCTGTGGCGCTGCGGGTTGTCGGTGCAGATCGTCCCGGTGTGTTGGAGCAGTGGTGGGATATGGCACGTTCCCAAAACTTAACCCAATTTCAAAAGGTATTGAAACGCTTGCAACTACCGATGTTTACCGTCATGTATGCAGACCGAGAAGGGCATATCATGCACCTATTCAACGGTCTGGTGCCGATTCGTCAACAAGGAGACTTTCAATACTGGGAAGGTTTAATTCCTGGTGACACATCCAAAACTTTGTGGACAAAAATGCACCCATACAAAGATTTACCGCGTGTGATTGATCCGCCTAGCGGTTGGTTGCAAAATGCCAATGATGCACCTTGGACAACGACTTTTCCCACTGCGATCAAAGCAGATGATTATCCTGCTTATATGGCCCCACGAGGAGACATGTCTTTTCGGGCACAAAGTTCTGCAAAAATGCTGGCTGAAGATCCAAAAATCTCTTTTGAGAAAATGATTGAGTACAAACATTCCACCAAAATGGAACTTGCAGAACGCATCCTCGATGACCTAATTCCTGCTGCTCAAAAATATGGCGATGAATCAGCCCGTCGTGCTGCTGATATTTTGGCTGCTTGGGATCGGAATGCTGATGCTGATAGTCGAGGCGCGGTGTTGTTTTCCTTTTGGTGGGAAGAAATGGATGAAGATCAAACCTTTAGTATTCCTTGGAGTGAGAACTCGCCGCGCACCACACCCGATGGTTTAAAAGACCCAGAAAGTGCAGTGAAAGCGCTACAAATAGCGGCAACAAAAGTCGAAAAAGCTTATGGAAAGCTAGATGTTGCTTGGGGTGAAGTCTTCCGAGTGCGTAGCGGAAACTTAGATTTACCTGCCAATGGTGGCCCTGGGGATCTAGGAATATTCCGCGTCCTCCATTTTGCTCCAGCTAACGATGAACGCTTTCAAGCCGTATTGGGTGATAGTTATGTTGCAGCCGTTGAGTTTTCGCAGCCAGTAAAAGCAATGGCTCTCATCAGCTACGGTAACGCGACTCAACCCGGTTCGCCCCATATTACCGACCAACTACCACTGTTTACTCGCAAGCAATTGCGTCCTGTTTGGCGAACTCGGAAAGAAGTATTAGCAAACTTGGAGGAACGCAAAACTTTTTGA